GTGTCGCGTTGAGGGAGTCAGTCAGGGGTAATATTCGATGAGCCAGAGCACGGGTGCTTCAGACTGGACCCATTCAGACCCTGGCAACCCTACCCTGACCCAGCCGCTAGCCccaggcccccagccccccttgctcctagcccccagcccccagctcctagcccccagcctctagccccagccccccagcccctagtCCCCCAGACCCTAGCCCCTGTCCCCTAGCCCCTCagccccttacccctagccccagccccctaaccccctagccccccagccccttacccctagccccagccccctaaccccctagcccctcagccccttacccctagccccagccccctaaccccctagccccccagccccttacccctagccccagccccctaaccccctagccccccagccccttacccctagccccagccccctaaccccctagccccccagccccttacccctagccccagccccctaaccccctagccccccagccccttgCCTCCAGCCCTttagcccccagccccctagccccccagccccttacccctagccccagccccctaaccccctagccccccagccccttgCCTCCAGCCCTttagcccccagccccctaaccccagccccctaaccccctagccccccagtcccttacccctagccctttaGCCCCCAGCCCCTTGCCCCTGGGCAGCCCATGTCAcacaatcaacacacacacacacaaacacacacacacacacacacacacacacttcccagcgTAGTCCTGACTTGGTGCTGTCCAGCCTcacggctcacacacacaccacgtcgcCCCGGGAGACAGCCGCTGCACTGGACTGTACTGGAGTTTGTGACACTGTCTTGAAGCCCAGGCACTTTGAGCTGATTAAGTGTGTGGGCTTCACCCTGCGAACACGGAGGCCTGTCTCTTCTGGTGAAACATCGCAATGACATGCCTGTGAGGGCAGACAACAGAGTtagggtcagagcagcacaaCCATGAGAAGTTCCACCGCCGCTCAGAGCACGCCTCCGCTCAGAGCACGCCTCCGCTCAGAGCACGCAGCCGCTCAGAGCACGCCTCCGCTCAGAGCACGCCTCCGCTCAGAGCACGCCTCCGCTCAGAGCACGCAGCCGCTCAGAGCACGCCTCCGCTCAGAGCACGCCTCCGCTCAGAGCACGCAGTCGCTCAGAGCACGCCTCCGCTCAGAGCACGCCTCCGCTCAGAGCACGCATCCGCTCAGAGCACGCCTCCGCTCAGAGCACGCCTCCGCTCAGAGCACGCCTCCGCTCAGAGCACGCCTCCGCTCAGAGCACGCCTCCGCTCAGAGCACGCCTCCGCTGAGAGCACGCAGCCGCTCAGAGCACGCCTCCGCTCAGAGCACGCCTCCGCTCAGAGCACGCCTCCGCTTAGAGCACGCCTCAAAAGGGATTTACGTGATACTCGATGGAGGAGGATGCAGGTTCAActgagaaaggtgtgtgtgggtgttttaggtgtgtgtgtgtgtgtgtgtgtgtgtgaaggagggtGGGTAAAGTAGTTAGGGGGAGCAGTGTTCATAGATGTTCCAGATCTGACACGCAagtgtgtagacacacacacactctgagtgaGATATTTTTAGCCTCTCTGTCCCCAGAGCTCTGAGTACAGACCCAAGGCCTCactgagggtgggggagggagtggagaggagggggagacagagatggaggagaggagaggagaggagggggagggagagagcagatcaagaaagagagagagtgctcaCTTTGTGCTTTCAATCTTCCAACAGTcaccattaacacacacacacacacagacccccaacAACCTAACTCGCTCATTAGATCGACGTCTCGGAGCCTGGTGTGTTTAATGGCCAGCCTGAATGCATGTCTGTATGTTTAAGAGCTCTCTTGATCTCCTGTGGTTTAGGGTCGTTGGAGACTAAGCATCCATCTGCCCAAGCTGCCACAGTATCGATCCATTCCAAACGATCCACTAGGAATATTTTCTGAACAAAACATTTGCATATTTCCGCCACATTTGCATTGATTGGCTCTGGTAAAATGCGAGGCTTTAAGGTACAGCTCAGATGACCTTGTGTCACAGCCCTCGTTTGATTGGCTCAATCTCCCTTGAGATAGCTGTTGGTGGGAAATTAAATCACTTCTATATTTGGCATGAATCCAGTCTGGTCATGTGATGTAGTTCATTATTCATTGCCGGCGAGATGTGTTATCGAATTTACCCATCATTGATCTGCATGTGTCAGTCTCTGAAGATCGTTACTTAGACTCCGTCATCTCGCATCACGTGAaggtttcgtgtgtgtgtgtgtgtgcctgaggatGAACATCATTACTGtggagtgtgaggaggtgtAGATATCctatggtgtgtgcatgtgccagCATGTGGGTATGTCCAGCTGAGGTGCCCCTCCTTGCAGCACCAGCCTTGTGTGggggtcacacagagagcacagggcaacgtttggtgtgagtgtgtgtgagtgtgtgtgtgtgcgtgtgagtgtgtgtgagtgtgtgtgtgtgcgtgtgaatgtgtgtgagtgtgtgtgtgtgcgtgtgtgagtgtgtgtgtgtgtgtgcgtgtgtgtgtgagtgtgtgtgtgtgtgagtgcgtgtgggtgtgtgtgcgtgtgtgtgtgagtgtgtgtgagtgcgtgtgagtgcgtgtgagtgtgtgtgtgtgcgtgtgagtgtgtgtgagtgtgtgtgagtgtgtgtgtgtgcgtgtgagtgtgtgtgtgtgcgtgtgagtgtgagtgtgtgtgagagtgtgtgtgcgtgtgtgtgcgtgtgagtgcgtgtgagtgcgtgtgtgtgcgtgtgtgtgcgtgtgagtgcgtgtgagtgtgtgcgagtgtgtgtgtgtgtgtgtgtgtgtgtgagtgagtgtgtgagtgagtgtgtgtgtgtgtcccgggGTCTGACACACAAAACCTGACCTCCTTCCCTTCAGTCTCCTCCCATGGTCCCATGCTGCAAGCAGTCAGCATCCCTCAACCACAGGACTACtcaagcagaaacacacacacatactcacgtacacacacatatactcacatacacacacacacacatactcacacacacatactcacttacacacacatacacactcacacacatgcaccagaggcatcattgggtgtgctttgccttcggcaagggcacaacctttgttctctcacatatatattattattattttttattattttttttgcccccctaaaactcagtcaatatttggcctacatagacaacgtaggtgtcaaaagtttcgtcttggtagcgattgagttgcttctattggaatttacgttccgttgcatggtttaggctcaagttaagtttttgtggcgaaaagtgaagctaacagtggctaatttgctagccccagtcactgacgttactaacgttactacgtcactaacgtcacgaaaacacgcgtgactacctatggcagaacattcgtttcgcatctgttaacttgggggatagctaggctaactatagctttactgcaaggcagctgcagaaacgtcacaagcaaagaggccagggtgataactatttactcattttactttgtgatatgacacacaattgtgatgtgtaatgtacagtataagctgatattattaaggaagtacatctactttcggaaacagtagtctactatttcactgaagtattagcatcatgacattagcctgtgttgcccgggcaacacatactacagtggtctatgatgtagcgttatctgttttcaatcgttaaaataaacattcctcacatatacattttcgttgtaggatttattctaacattagtaaacgatttgttggtgaaattaccattacctgtggtttcaaaccagtgtagctcactgcaacgctgtagcttacgcgagacacactacaaaaacatctacactacagtacacagctgtttaggaagtcaaacggcgacagaacatgttcggcactccccttacttaaatcaaaagtctatctaactactaacctgaacttcattgccacagcctaaacgttgtcaatctgttcatgaaaataattaatttcagcttaaaccgtacaacggaacgttaaatccaattcaaccaacgcaatcgctaccaagacgaacacagcagtagtctagtactgtaccgtagtagtacaattttccggggcagcttctccacacagggctatatcgcattttgcgttgttactgacaatgatcgctaccagtgagctttttatgaatgagcgattttccactaaataaatgtcaagcttatttacgttttgggggacatattttcagttagcagatggtactgttttaatcgcgattccatcttctactgccgggtaacgtcgtagaataatcttcaaaggggttctttattaatgaatgaatgcaacgagtaggctaaatgcctgaaaatatcatgagaagggaaaaacttaaaatgacgtttaagtcatagagattaggtcaatttttacaccggtctgccaaatttattcgttttgattaaacgatgaggctgcctcttgcaggggaaatgagaagacatctatttcattctacacttcactcgtattttcagttgtaaatgagcagcaaaaaaaaatgcttttaaatctatgtaatctttataaataataagtatgcatttttatataaaatatacagaaatatcagttgtaaaaatgtcattcaaaaacggacccctgtgcaaccgacgcaagcaagcacaccctacaatttccccagaaattgtaccctctctagtttaatttACTAGAATGCTGNNNNNNNNNNNNNNNNNNNNNNNNNNNNNNNNNNNNNNNNNNNNNNNNNNNNNNNNNNNNNNNNNNNNNNNNNNNNNNNNNNNNNNNNNNNNNNNNNNNNNNNNNNNNNNNNNNNNNNNNNNNNNNNNNNNNNNNNNNNNNNNNNNNNNNNNNNNNNNNNNNNNNNNNNNNNNNNNNNNNNNNNNNNNNNNNNNNNNNNNAACCAAGTCCTCGACCTGCAGTGTCCATGATCACATCACTCACTTACTATTAGGACTTCATATGAGCACTGAGAAGAAGCTGGAACACAGGAATAGTTCAGCAGTCCTAGTCTATTAGCAGGTCAGTTCAGAGAGACTTCACGCTTGTAAtattctcctctgtcctctctctcccctctcctcctcccctcctctcccctcccctcctctcctcgtagAAAATGATGAAGGACAACAACCTGGTGAGACACCTGGACGCCTGTGAAACCATGGGCAACGCTACCGCCATCTGCTCCGACAAAACCGGAACTCTGACCATGAACCGCATGACCGTGGTGCAGGCCTTCCTGGGGGACAAACACTACCGGAAGGTTCCGGAGCCCGATCTGGTCAATGCCAGCATCCTAGACCTCCTGATCGTGGGGATAGGGGTGAACTGTGCCTATACCACCAAGATCATGGTAAGACTGGACTGGGCGGGTGTAGTTCAGGAcggttggggagggggtggggggcgggggtgttTAGACTTGGCCTGGAGCTGTTAGCTTCTGGCCCGGGGCTCAGGAAGATTGTGGCCCCCAGCTGTGTGACGTTTAGGATGAACTTGACCTTCTCATCAGACTTTTCAGACCCTGGTAAGGGTACACAATGCCCCAAGGCTGAGAGAATCTGGGAAGCACGATTTTTATTTTGAATGTCAAGGGAATGAGAAATGTAACAAGTTTAAAGTGGCCTAAAACTGTTTCCTTACACATGGTGTAACAATTTGgtcttcctttccctccctaacctccctctctcctccctccctccctctctccctccctccctctccagtccccagagaaggaggggggtttGCCCCGTCAGGTTGGTAACAAAACTGAATGTGCCTTGCTGGGCTTCGCCAAAGACCTGAAGCGTGACTACCAGGCCATCCGCAACGagatcccagaggagaagctgtaCAAGGTCTACACCTTCAACTCCGTCAGGAAGTCCATGAGCACGGTGCTGAAGAACGCAGACGGAAGCTTCCGGATGTTCAGCAAAGGAGCGTCTGAGATCCTGCTGAAGAAGTGAGTTTGatctagctgtgtgtgtctggagtgttACTCCTCCCGGAGGGAGATCTGGATCCAAGCTTACGAGCCGTCAGACGCTGAATTTAACATCTGCGCTCAGCGCTGCTAACAGCTGCTGTTGAATATTTGATATTTGGAGCGTAGTCACGGTACTGTAGATGACTTTGCCAGTCTTGCATTATGGAGGACAGTAGAAATGACATGTGGATACCAGGACACAACAGCAGCAGGAGACGAAAATCTAACTTCTGAGTATTGTTAGCTGTTAAAGCCTTTAAACAGGCTTCCATGGCCAGGTCTTAaaggaagcgtgtgtgtgtgtgtgtgtgtgtgtgtgtgtgtgtgtacacatccaTGTAACAGCTTAGGCACTAAGTAGTTCAACTGCATCCTACCAAACCCCTTAACTTCATGTCTTAGAAGCTGGCCTGGAGGAATGAGCTGGTGGTGACTGTAAGCCTCTTAGCCAAGCTCGCCTCCTCGATACCCTCTTAGAATTAGACCTCAGAGCTGTGGCCTTTGTTTTCACACGTTTAATCTCCccctccaatcatcacctcccccttttttcccttcccccttttctgcctgtccacccccaccccccccccctcccctccctcctccccccccccccccctcccctccctccctccccccccccccctcctcaaggTGCTCCAAGATCATGACGGCCAGCGGCGAGGCCAAGGTGTTCCGGCCGCGTGACCGTGACGACATGGTGACCAAGGTGATCGAGCCCATGGCGTCCGAGGGCCTGCGGACCATCTGCCTGGCATACCGGGACTTCCCTGCCTCCGAGGCAGAGCCCGACTGGGACAACGAGAACCACATCCtgtcctgcctcacctgcctctgCGTGGTGGGCATCGAGGACCCGGTCCGACCTGAGGTCAGTGGGagcacaaccccccccctctctctcctccccctcctctctctctctctctctctctcctccccctcctctctctctctcctccccctcctctctctctcctcccctcctctctctctctctcctccccctcctctctctctctcctccccccctctctctctcctccccctcctctctctctcctccccctcctctctctctctctcctccccctcctctctctctctcctccccctcctctctctctctctcctccccctcctctctctctctctctcctccccctcctctctctctctcctccccctcctctctctctctcctccccctcctctctctctctctctcctccccctcctctctcctcatcctcctctctctctctcctccccctcctctctctctctcctccccctcctctctctctctctcctccccctcctctctctctctcctccccctcctctctctctctcctccccctcctctctctctctcctgctccccctcctctctctctcctgctccccctcctctctctctctctcctccccctcctctctctctctcctccccctcctctctctctcctccccctcctctctctctcctccccctcctctctctctgctcctcccctcctctctctctctctcctccccctcctctctctctctcctccccctcctctctctctcctccccctcctctctctctcctccccctcctctctctctcctccccctcctctctctcctgctccccctcctctctctcctctcagggagctgaggaggagcaggtggtctggtctggtgctgGGTTGGGTATTGAGGttttaatgttttcttttacatctttatctctctctttctcactgtctatctctatctctctctctctcactgtctatctctatctctctccccccctccccccaggtacCAGACGCCATCAAGAAGTGCCAGCGAGCGGGCATCACCGTGCGCATGGTGACGGGCGACAACATCAACACGGCCCGCGCCATCGCCTCCAAGTGTGGCATCCTGCTGCCCGGTGACGACTTCCTGTGTATGGAGGGCAAGGAGTTCAACAGACGGATACGCAATGAGAAGGGAGAGGTAGGTCACACCGGGTCACACCTGGATCACACCTGGATCACACCTGGATCACACCTAGATCACACCAGGTCACACCTGGTCACACCTGGTCACACCTGGATCACACCTAGATCAGACCAGGTCACACCAGGATCACACCTAGATCACACCTGGTCACACCTGGTCACACCCCCATTCCTCCTCTGACGGCCCTCTCATGTACGACACTGTCTCCCCAGATCGAGCAGGAGCGCATCGATAAGATCTGGCCCAAGCTGCGCGTGCTGGCCCGCTCATCccccacagacaaacacacgctaGTGAAAGGTAACCCCCAGCTCCCCAGGGTGGAAGGACTCTTTCTGTGGACCTGGTCCTGGGAGGGTGTAGCtaaggctgggtgtgtgtgccccccctccaggcATCATCGACAGCACCGTGCTGGAGCAGAGACAGGTGGTGGCGGTGACGGGCGACGGCACTAACGACGGCCCCGCCCTGAAGAAGGCCGACGTGGGCTTCGCCATGGTGAGCTCACGCTCTGCTggcggggtcagggtggtggggtcagggtggtggggtcagggtggtgcggtcagggtggtggggtcagggtggtggggtcagggtggtggggtcagggtggtggggtcagggtggtggggtcagggtggtgcggtcagggtggtggggtcagggtggtggggtcaggatggtggggtcagggtggtggggtcagggtggtggggtcagggtggtggggtcagggtggtggggtcagggtggtggggtcagggtggtggggtcagggtggtggggtcagggtggtgcggtcagggtggtggggtcagggtggtgcggtcagggtggtggggtcagggtggtgcggtcagggtggtggggtcagggtggtgcggtcagggtggtggggtcagggtggtgcggTCAGGGTGGtgcggtcagggtggtggggtcagggtggtgcggTCAGGGTGGtgcggtcagggtggtggggtcagggtggtgcggTCAGGGTGGtgcggtcagggtggtggggtcaggatggtggggtcagggtggtggggtcagggtggtggggttaTCCACCTTTAGCAAAACAAAGTTCGCAAACGCCACTGTGGGGTCCTGTTGGTTATATATTGACATCCACTATTGTGACTTGTTCTGGATTAAAAAGATAGAAAACTGGTCACTAAACAGCTAAGAAATGTAATTTTACAGAAAAAATTGACTTTATTCACCCTATGGGAGGAAGTTCCTGGTTGAACGGTGTTTAGTAAACCTTGAGTTAACTCATCTCAGACAGCCGGACAGCTGGGATGTTAGACTGGGCATCAGGCCAGCAGCAGGATCTGAGGGTTGGTTGGTGTGTTCCCGCAGGGTATCGCAGGCACGGACGTGGCTAAGGAGGCCTCAGACATCATCCTGACAGACGACAACTTCTCCAGCATCGTGAAGGCTGTGATGTGGGGAGGAACGTGTACGACAGCATCTCCAAGTTCCTGCAGTTCCAGCTCACCGTCAACATAGTAGCTGTTATAGTGGCCTTCACTGGAGCCTGTatcactcaggtaacacacacactgggctgtGTTCAGTCTATACTCCAGACAGCAAGGTACTGGGCTGTGTTCAGTCTATACTCCAGACAGCAAGGTACTGGGCTGTGTGCTGAACCCTGCTAGTTCTGGGGGAACGTGTTGCTGTTAGAAGGGAATAACGCCAAATAATTCAATAAGGTGATTCCATGCTATTGTACAGTCTAAACTCTCAACTGCCCAGAGGcagagcccccccctccccccatgacCCTGCCGCATCGAGACGCCACAAAATGATGGCGCAGCCAGGCAAGAAGCGATTGCTAATAGGGCTCCACAGCCTGGGAACAAACAGCTATTTGAAGCCCATCTCTG
The Osmerus eperlanus chromosome 17, fOsmEpe2.1, whole genome shotgun sequence DNA segment above includes these coding regions:
- the atp2b1a gene encoding LOW QUALITY PROTEIN: plasma membrane calcium-transporting ATPase 1 (The sequence of the model RefSeq protein was modified relative to this genomic sequence to represent the inferred CDS: inserted 1 base in 1 codon), encoding MMKDNNLVRHLDACETMGNATAICSDKTGTLTMNRMTVVQAFLGDKHYRKVPEPDLVNASILDLLIVGIGVNCAYTTKIMSPEKEGGLPRQVGNKTECALLGFAKDLKRDYQAIRNEIPEEKLYKVYTFNSVRKSMSTVLKNADGSFRMFSKGASEILLKKCSKIMTASGEAKVFRPRDRDDMVTKVIEPMASEGLRTICLAYRDFPASEAEPDWDNENHILSCLTCLCVVGIEDPVRPEVPDAIKKCQRAGITVRMVTGDNINTARAIASKCGILLPGDDFLCMEGKEFNRRIRNEKGEIEQERIDKIWPKLRVLARSSPTDKHTLVKGIIDSTVLEQRQVVAVTGDGTNDGPALKKADVGFAMGIAGTDVAKEASDIILTDDNFSSIVKAVMWGXNVYDSISKFLQFQLTVNIVAVIVAFTGACITQDSPLKAVQMLWVNLIMDTFASLALATEPPTESLLLRKPYGRNKPLISRTMMKNILGHGVYQLTIIFTLLFVGEKIFDIDSGRNTPLHAPPSEHYTIVFNTFVMMQLFNEINARKIHGERNVFDGIFNNLIFCSIVFGTFIIQIVIVQFGGKPFSCVGLSIDQWLWCVFLGFGCLLWGQLISSVPTSRLKFLKTAGHGTQKEEIPDEELEDMEEMEEIDHAERELRRGQILWFRGLNRIQTQMDVVSAFQSGTSFQGAVRRQPSSASQQQHDIRVVNAFRSTLSPYEGLEKPESRSSIHNFMTHPEFRIEDSEPHIPLIDDTDAEDDAPTKRNSASPRNAAPTPPPPQSPTPDGEPASPATAPAPATPASPNQNNNAVESGNHLVPDAGKSEMPSAPESPIHSLETAL